From Drosophila suzukii chromosome 2R, CBGP_Dsuzu_IsoJpt1.0, whole genome shotgun sequence, a single genomic window includes:
- the Hydr1 gene encoding phospholipase ABHD3 isoform X1, translating to MLCAIVRGPSTGHKLALYRSVSELLGPVHDVRCLPAGRDLHQRQGQRLRQPQLQSPAHRQDLLSLSRAAESSKLSVRSLHSDQDAMFYSMYAYLSNLPRLHVLGMAVVAYVVYYLIQVVKRPIIACSEGPFKQYLIRQVPTLENKYWPTFWCVESRAQTVLASLLRSKSLPHVNYRREILSLKDGGEVALDWMEEGCDASSPCILILPGLTGESQAEYIKCLVFAAQQAGMRVVVFNNRGLGGIELKTPRLYCAANSEDLCEVIHHVRRVLPAHCKLGATGISMGGLILGNYLARRSEEARSFLSAAKIISVPWDVHKGSASIEKPVINSLLGRHLAGSLCRTLRTHLDIYRDIYQDSDIDIQRILRCTTIKEFDELFTAKQFGYAHVNDYYADATLHNKLDHISVPLLCLSAADDPFQPLDAIPIKAANQCTHVAIVITARGGHIGFLEGWWPSTKDQYMGRLFTEYFTKALFDEDGEFEHTSNKMHERFLAKQTVALASSTPVLLSKKMEASQLDHKVKLM from the exons ATGTTGTGCGCTATTGTCCGTGGTCCTTCCACCGGCCACAAGTTGGCCCTGTATCGTTCCGTGTCCGAGCTCCTCGGCCCAGTACACGATGTCCGCTGCTTGCCCGCCGGAAGAGACCTGCATCAGCGGCAGGGGCAGCGGCTGCGGCAGCCACAGCTACAGAGCCCAGCCCATCGTCAAGATCTACT CTCGCTTTCCCGGGCGGCGGAGAGTTCTAAATTATCAGTTCGAAGCCTTCATTCGGATCAAGACGCCATGTTCTACTCGATGTACGCCTACCTGTCCAACCTGCCACGCCTCCATGTCCTGGGCATGGCGGTGGTGGCCTATGTGGTCTATTACCTAATCCAGGTGGTCAAG CGACCGATAATAGCCTGTTCGGAGGGTCCGTTCAAGCAGTATCTAATCCGCCAGGTGCCGACACTGGAGAACAAGTACTGGCCCACCTTCTGGTGCGTGGAGAGTCGAGCCCAAACCGTCCTTGCGAGCCTGCTGCGCTCCAAGAGTCTGCCGCATGTTAACTACCGCCGTGAGATTCTCTCCCTTAAGGATGGGGGCGAGGTGGCCCTGGACTGGATGGAGGAGGGCTGCGACGCTAGCTCTCCGTGTATCCTCATCTTACCGGGTCTCACCGGCGAATCGCAGGCGGAGTACATTAAGTGCCTGGTTTTTGCCGCCCAACAGGCTGGAATGCGTGTGGTGGTGTTCAACAACCGAGGACTTGGCGGCATAGAGCTGAAGACACCGCGCCTCTACTGCGCCGCCAACAGCGAGGATCTGTGCGAGGTTATCCACCATGTGCGTCGCGTTTTGCCCGCACACTGCAAGCTGGGAGCCACTGGAATCTCCATGGGTGGCTTAATTCTGGGAAACTATCTAGCCCGCAGGAGCGAAGAGGCCAGGAGCTTCCTGTCGGCGGCCAAGATCATCTCGGTACCCTGGGATGTGCACAAGGGCAGTGCCAGCATCGAGAAGCCGGTGATCAACAGTCTGCTGGGACGCCACTTGGCGGGCAGTTTGTGCCGCACCCTACGCACTCATCTGGACATCTATAGGGACATTTACCAGGACTCTGACATCGATATCCAGCGCATCTTGCGCTGCACGACCATCAAAGAGTTCGACGAACTGTTCACGGCCAAGCAGTTCGGCTATGCCCATGTGAATGACTACTACGCGGATGCCACGCTGCACAACAAACTAGATCACATTTCGGTACCGCTGCTCTGCCTGAGTGCTGCCGACGATCCGTTCCAGCCGCTGGATGCCATCCCCATTAAGGCGGCCAATCAGTGCACCCACGTGGCCATCGTGATCACTGCTCGTGGCGGGCACATAGGCTTCCTCGAGGGCTGGTGGCCGTCCACCAAGGACCAGTACATGGGCCGCCTGTTCACCGAGTACTTCACCAAGGCGTTGTTCGACGAGGACGGCGAGTTCGAGCATACGTCCAACAAGATGCACGAGCGATTCCTGGCCAAGCAGACGGTGGCGCTGGCCTCCTCGACACCAGTGCTCCTCTCCAAGAAGATGGAAGCCAGTCAGTTGGACCACAAGGTCAAGCTGATGTGA
- the Hydr1 gene encoding phospholipase ABHD3 isoform X2, which yields MFYSMYAYLSNLPRLHVLGMAVVAYVVYYLIQVVKRPIIACSEGPFKQYLIRQVPTLENKYWPTFWCVESRAQTVLASLLRSKSLPHVNYRREILSLKDGGEVALDWMEEGCDASSPCILILPGLTGESQAEYIKCLVFAAQQAGMRVVVFNNRGLGGIELKTPRLYCAANSEDLCEVIHHVRRVLPAHCKLGATGISMGGLILGNYLARRSEEARSFLSAAKIISVPWDVHKGSASIEKPVINSLLGRHLAGSLCRTLRTHLDIYRDIYQDSDIDIQRILRCTTIKEFDELFTAKQFGYAHVNDYYADATLHNKLDHISVPLLCLSAADDPFQPLDAIPIKAANQCTHVAIVITARGGHIGFLEGWWPSTKDQYMGRLFTEYFTKALFDEDGEFEHTSNKMHERFLAKQTVALASSTPVLLSKKMEASQLDHKVKLM from the exons ATGTTCTACTCGATGTACGCCTACCTGTCCAACCTGCCACGCCTCCATGTCCTGGGCATGGCGGTGGTGGCCTATGTGGTCTATTACCTAATCCAGGTGGTCAAG CGACCGATAATAGCCTGTTCGGAGGGTCCGTTCAAGCAGTATCTAATCCGCCAGGTGCCGACACTGGAGAACAAGTACTGGCCCACCTTCTGGTGCGTGGAGAGTCGAGCCCAAACCGTCCTTGCGAGCCTGCTGCGCTCCAAGAGTCTGCCGCATGTTAACTACCGCCGTGAGATTCTCTCCCTTAAGGATGGGGGCGAGGTGGCCCTGGACTGGATGGAGGAGGGCTGCGACGCTAGCTCTCCGTGTATCCTCATCTTACCGGGTCTCACCGGCGAATCGCAGGCGGAGTACATTAAGTGCCTGGTTTTTGCCGCCCAACAGGCTGGAATGCGTGTGGTGGTGTTCAACAACCGAGGACTTGGCGGCATAGAGCTGAAGACACCGCGCCTCTACTGCGCCGCCAACAGCGAGGATCTGTGCGAGGTTATCCACCATGTGCGTCGCGTTTTGCCCGCACACTGCAAGCTGGGAGCCACTGGAATCTCCATGGGTGGCTTAATTCTGGGAAACTATCTAGCCCGCAGGAGCGAAGAGGCCAGGAGCTTCCTGTCGGCGGCCAAGATCATCTCGGTACCCTGGGATGTGCACAAGGGCAGTGCCAGCATCGAGAAGCCGGTGATCAACAGTCTGCTGGGACGCCACTTGGCGGGCAGTTTGTGCCGCACCCTACGCACTCATCTGGACATCTATAGGGACATTTACCAGGACTCTGACATCGATATCCAGCGCATCTTGCGCTGCACGACCATCAAAGAGTTCGACGAACTGTTCACGGCCAAGCAGTTCGGCTATGCCCATGTGAATGACTACTACGCGGATGCCACGCTGCACAACAAACTAGATCACATTTCGGTACCGCTGCTCTGCCTGAGTGCTGCCGACGATCCGTTCCAGCCGCTGGATGCCATCCCCATTAAGGCGGCCAATCAGTGCACCCACGTGGCCATCGTGATCACTGCTCGTGGCGGGCACATAGGCTTCCTCGAGGGCTGGTGGCCGTCCACCAAGGACCAGTACATGGGCCGCCTGTTCACCGAGTACTTCACCAAGGCGTTGTTCGACGAGGACGGCGAGTTCGAGCATACGTCCAACAAGATGCACGAGCGATTCCTGGCCAAGCAGACGGTGGCGCTGGCCTCCTCGACACCAGTGCTCCTCTCCAAGAAGATGGAAGCCAGTCAGTTGGACCACAAGGTCAAGCTGATGTGA
- the alc gene encoding 5'-AMP-activated protein kinase subunit beta-1 — translation MGNASSTVHMQRERHKSTDLSTPSSPAHFRESVAGAGGAGAGGGAVVQGGTAGASALGGAAGGGGGGGGGQAFSFDKKHTAVLNEGSSQEDDDPYYTGTGTGSSSRRGTADDSTSAVPREHSSSMDNNEEEEAAAATEQLAASQLIGEDDDIRKTALPTVLRWDGGGKNVTISGTFSNWKPITMVRSHQNFVTIIDLPEGDHQYKFCVDGEWKHDPKLKSVENEEGHRNNLVSVRESDFEVFQALAKDSENVTNYAEKEYSQEVPQVKPWEKVSGPPVLPPHLLQVILNKDTPLSCEPTLLPEPNHVMLNHLYALSIKDGVMVLSATHRYRKKYVTTLLYKPI, via the exons ATGGGCAACGCCAGCTCCACCGTGCACATGCAACGCGAGCGCCACAAGTCGACCGACTTGTCCACTCCGAGCTCTCCCGCACATTTCCGCGAGTCGGTTGCGGGAGCAGGGGGAGCGGGAGCGGGAGGAGGAGCAGTGGTGCAGGGGGGAACCGCTGGCGCATCAGCTTTGGGCGGGGCAGCGGGcggagggggagggggtggCGGAGGCCAAGCTTTCTCGTTCGACAAAAAACATACGGCAGTCTTGAACGAGGGCTCGTCGCAAGAAGACGACGACCCGTACTACACGGGAACTGGAACTGGATCATCCAGCAGACGAGGCACCGCCGACGACTCGACATCAGCTGTTCCCCGAGAACACTCCAGCAGCATGGACAacaacgaggaggaggaggcggcggcggcaacGGAGCAACTGGCGGCATCTCAATTAATCGGCGAGGACGACGACATCCGGAAGACGGCGCTGCCCACCGTTCTGCGGTGGGATGGCGGCGGCAAGAACGTAACCATCTCGGGCACCTTCTCTAACTGGAAGCCCATCACCATGGTGCGGAGCCACCAGAACTTTGTGACCATCATCGATCTGCCAGAGGGCGACCATCAGTACAAGTTCTGCGTGGACGGCGAGTGGAAGCACGATCCCAAGCTG AAAAGCGTTGAGAACGAAGAGGGGCACAGAAATAACTTGGTGTCCGTGCGGGAATCCGATTTCGAGGTGTTCCAGGCCCTGGCCAAAGACAGCGAGAACGTGACCAACTACGCGGAGAAGGAGTACTCGCAGGAGGTGCCCCAGGTGAAGCCCTGGGAGAAGGTATCCGGCCCACCCGTTCTGCCGCCACACTTGCTGCAGGTCATCCTCAACAAGGACACACCGCTCTCG TGCGAACCCACTCTGCTGCCGGAACCCAACCATGTTATGCTGAACCACTTGTACGCTCTGTCCATCAAGGATGGCGTCATGGTCCTGAGCGCCACGCATCGGTATCGCAAGAAGTACGTCACCACGCTGCTCTACAAGCCCATTTAG
- the LOC108009366 gene encoding uncharacterized protein — MDSVKSFFAGSSKDGNLTNNQQSNVPGSSIRSRWGRSWSTSSQHTDPEPGSGTTNSTVSKSGNPCDVKRKDSDNYFYIMWRA, encoded by the exons ATGGATAGCGTCAAGTCGTTCTTCGCCGGTTCCAGCAAAGATGGAAACCTCACCAATAACCAGCAATCGAATGTGCCAGGCTCCTCCATCAGGAGCCGTTGGGGTCGGAGCTGGAGCACTAGCTCCCAGCACACGGATCCCGAGCCGGGATCAGGAACCACAAACTCGACGGTCAGCAAGAGCGGAAATCCCTGCGATGTGAAGCGCAAAGACAGTGATAACTACTTCTACATCAT GTGGCGCGCCTGA
- the LOC108009367 gene encoding uncharacterized protein, with protein sequence MDAIAIFGLVYWLICMILFGPLMFFVCVYLPEVPVRYVKSLRQQTRVPFTLLDR encoded by the coding sequence ATGGACGCCATCGCAATCTTCGGCTTGGTCTACTGGCTGATCTGCATGATTTTGTTCGGGCCGTTGATGTTCTTTGTCTGCGTTTACCTGCCCGAAGTTCCGGTGCGGTACGTGAAGAGTCTGAGGCAGCAGACCCGAGTGCCTTTCACCCTACTTGACCGCTAA
- the shrb gene encoding charged multivesicular body protein 4, which translates to MSFFGKMFGGKKEVAPTTGEAIQKLRETENMLIKKQEFLEAKIEDELNIARKNASKNKRVALQALKKKKRLEKQLQQIDGTLSTIEMQREALESANTNTAVLTTMKNAADALKTAHQNMDVDKVHDMMDDIAEQQDVAREISDAISNPVAFGADLDDEDLERELDELEQENFDKEIIGIPEPAPTLPEAPTEDLPEKAKEKKKAATTAAAAADDDDPDMKQLLSWSN; encoded by the exons ATGAGTTTCTTCGGGAAGATGTTCGGCGGCAAGAAGGAGGTGGCCCCCACCACCGGCGAGGCGATACAGAAGCTGCGCGAGACGGAGAACATGCTTATCAAGAAGCAGGAGTTCCTGGAGGCCAAGATCGAGGACGAGCTGAATATAGCTCGCAAGAATGcatccaaaaacaaaagag TGGCCCTGCAAGCCCTCAAAAAGAAGAAGCGCCTGGAGAAGCAGCTGCAGCAGATCGATGGCACCCTGTCCACCATTGAGATGCAGCGGGAGGCCTTGGAGAGCGCCAACACAAACACTGCCGTCTTGACCACGATGAAGAATGCCGCGGATGCCCTCAAGACAGCCCACCAGAACAT GGATGTGGACAAGGTGCACGACATGATGGATGACATTGCTGAGCAACAGGACGTGGCCCGCGAGATTTCCGATGCCATTTCCAACCCGGTGGCCTTTGGGGCCGACCTCGACGATGAGGATCTCGAGCGGGAACTCGACGAGCTGGAGCAGGAGAACTTTGACAAGGAAATCATTGGTATTCCCGAGCCGGCGCCCACATTGCCCGAAGCGCCCACAGAAGATTTGCCCGAGAAGGCCAAGGAGAAGAAGAAGGCGGCTACCACGGCGGCTGCAGCTGCCGATGATG ATGATCCAGACATGAAGCAGCTGCTATCCTGGTCCAACTAA
- the Prp38 gene encoding pre-mRNA-splicing factor 38 produces MANRTVKEAKNVHGTNPQYLIEKIIRSRIYDSKYWKEQCFALTAELLVDKAMELRFVGGVYGGNIKPTQFLCLTLKMLQIQPEKDIVVEFIKNEEFKYVRALGAFYLRLTGAALDCYKYLEPLYIDNRKLRRQNRAGQFEIVYMDEYIDELLRNDRVCDIILPRIQKRSILEENNEIEPKVSVLDEDLDDEVPSDEEKADDANRPKENSSSVRRPRRARSKSRSRSRERERRSGQGNNARSRDYYDELEDYDRQRNRVRNRDNQNEDYDRRQTSGRQDRERERQDRDRIRERDRNGDRDRRERERERDRGRHDQRERDTRGERERRRY; encoded by the coding sequence ATGGCCAACCGCACGGTGAAGGAGGCCAAAAACGTGCACGGCACCAATCCGCAGTACCTCATCGAGAAGATCATACGCTCTAGGATCTACGACTCCAAGTACTGGAAGGAGCAGTGCTTCGCCCTCACGGCGGAACTGCTGGTGGACAAGGCCATGGAGCTCCGTTTCGTCGGCGGCGTCTACGGCGGCAACATCAAGCCCACCCAGTTCCTCTGTCTCACGCTGAAGATGCTGCAAATCCAGCCGGAGAAGGACATCGTGGTGGAGTTCATCAAGAACGAGGAGTTCAAGTATGTGCGGGCTCTGGGAGCCTTCTATCTTCGGCTCACGGGCGCTGCTCTGGACTGCTACAAGTACCTGGAGCCGCTGTACATCGACAATCGCAAGCTGCGACGCCAGAATCGCGCCGGCCAGTTCGAGATCGTCTACATGGACGAGTACATAGACGAACTGCTGCGCAACGACCGTGTTTGCGACATCATACTGCCCCGCATCCAGAAGCGTTCCATTCTGGAGGAGAACAACGAGATCGAGCCCAAGGTGTCGGTACTGGACGAGGACTTAGACGACGAGGTGCCCAGCGATGAGGAGAAGGCGGACGATGCCAACAGGCCCAAGGAGAACTCTTCATCAGTGCGGCGACCGCGAAGAGCTCGCTCCAAGTCGAGGTCACGTAGTCGAGAGCGCGAACGGAGATCTGGCCAGGGCAACAACGCCCGCTCTCGGGACTACTACGACGAGCTGGAGGACTACGACCGCCAGCGTAATCGGGTGCGCAACCGGGACAACCAGAACGAGGACTACGACCGCCGGCAGACCAGTGGCCGCCAGGATCGGGAGAGGGAGCGCCAGGATCGGGACAGAATAAGAGAGCGGGACAGAAACGGGGACAGAGATCGCCGGGAAAGGGAGCGAGAACGCGACCGAGGACGTCACGATCAGCGGGAACGAGATACGCGTGGAGAACGCGAGCGACGACGCTACTAA
- the LOC108009362 gene encoding probable peptidoglycan muropeptide transporter SLC46 translates to MPRSDTEALVADVETGEDSAPRTLDASSAVASDQEQVDPSPVPPPRDYSSYRWFILEPAVFLIFFARYLIGAVYQNQILYQTCVTIEKFNATQCEPLLGIDRASDADKEIEVIVQTYSANIMMTTSLLESIIPAFASLFLGPWSDKFGRRPILLTTFTGYLSGALILIVITYITRSTNISPWWFLLSSVPSVLSGGTCALITGIYCYISDVAKERKKALRMVLNEASLCAGMMVGNVASGYIYAATNALVLFSIAGCLMMLALMYVFLFVPESLNPADIHTGSRVREFFRFDLVKDLVRTCFKRRPNFDRAIIWLTMIALTIAIFDMEGESTVNYMFMQDQFNWTIKDFSLFNASRIVIQIIGSIVGMIVLRRFLKMSIVTMAMLSLACCVLESTVRATAVYWQEMYLGMTLGMMRGVMGPMCRAILSHVAPATEVGKIFALTTSMESVSPLGAAPLYTTVYKATLKYYPGAFNFISAVLYFICYILIAVIFGIQKSMGSSSIYQAIGS, encoded by the exons ATGCCCCGTTCTGATACCGAGGCCTTGGTGGCCGATGTGGAGACTGGAGAAGATTCGGCGCCACGTACTCTGGACGCCTCTTCCGCGGTGGCCAGTGACCAGGAGCAGGTGGACCCTTCTCCAGTTCCCCCGCCCCGTGACTACAGCAGCTACCGGTGGTTCATCCTAGAGCCCGCAGTTTTTCTCATCTTCTTCGCTAGATACTTAATCG GGGCGGTTTATCAAAATCAAATCCTCTACCAGACCTGCGTCACCATCGAGAAATTTAATGCCACGCAATGTGAGCCGTTGCTGGGCATCGATCGCGCATCGGATGCGGATAAA GAAATTGAGGTGATAGTACAGACGTATTCGGCGAATATCATGATGACAACATCTCTGCTCGAGAGCATAATACCAGCCTTTGCGAGTCTATTCCTGGGTCCCTGGTCCGACAAGTTCGGAAGGCGACCTATCCTGCTGACAACGTTTACGG GTTACCTCTCTGGCGCTCTTATACTGATAGTGATTACCTATATAACCAGGTCCACAAATATTAGCCCGTGGTGGTTCCTTCTTTCCTCAGTTCCTTCGGTCTTAAGCGGTGGAACTTGTGCCTTGATCACGGGAATCTATTGCTACATATCCGATGTGGCCAAGGAGCGAAAGAAGGCTTTACG AATGGTTCTGAATGAGGCCTCCCTGTGCGCTGGCATGATGGTGGGCAATGTGGCCAGTGGCTACATCTATGCTGCCACGAATGCCTTGGTCCTATTTTCCATAGCTGGATGTCTGATGATGCTTGCCCTAATGTACGTCTTTCTATTTGTGCCCGAGAGCTTAAACCCAGCCGATATACACACGGGA TCGCGAGTCCGTGAGTTCTTCCGTTTCGACTTGGTCAAGGATTTGGTTCGCACCTGCTTCAAAAGGCGACCCAACTTTGATCGTGCCATCATCTGGCTTACTATGATTGCTCTTACGATAGCCATCTTCGATATGG AGGGCGAGAGCACTGTCAACTACATGTTCATGCAGGATCAATTCAACTGGACCATCAAGGACTTCAGCCTGTTTAACGCATCCCGCATCGTGATCCAGATTATTGGCAGCATTGTCGGCATGATAGTGCTACGAAGGTTCCTGAAGATGTCCATTGTAACAATGGCCATGCTTTCTCTGGCCTGCTGCGTCCTAGAGAGCACCGTGCGGGCCACGGCAGTCTACTGGCAGGAGATGTACCTGGGCATGACACTGGGAATGATGCGGGGCGTCATGGGACCCATGTGTCGTGCGATTCTCTCGCATGTTGCGCCCGCCACGGAAGTGG GCAAGATTTTCGCTCTGACCACGTCCATGGAATCGGTGTCGCCACTCGGAGCTGCTCCCCTGTACACAACCGTCTACAAGGCTACCTTAAAATACTACCCCGGAGCTTTCAACTTCATCAGCGCGGTTCTATACTTTATTTGCTACATTTTGATAGC TGTGATTTTCGGAATACAGAAGTCGATGGGCAGCAGCAGTATCTACCAGGCTATCGGCAGTTAA
- the LOC108009363 gene encoding probable peptidoglycan muropeptide transporter SLC46, with amino-acid sequence MPRDDEEPIIGSDDEALETGVLAPPANRFFGGSASWLKRPRSLILEPAVFLVFFGRFLTDAVYQNQILYQTCVTVMEYNATECEPFLGTDRASDEVKKIEGQVQEYASTITMISSMLESTVPAIVSLFLGPWSDKFGRRPILLSTFTGYFISAIILIVLTQVTAATNISPWWFLLSSTPSVFSGGTCALITILYCHVSDVATEDKRAMRMVTMEAALGLGMMAGGVASGYIYAATGASTLFILVGSIISIALIYVYFFVPESLKSEDLQTGPRIREFFRLDLVKVLVKTCIRKRENYDRAIIWFVMMSLTLCVFAMEGESTVNYMFMRKQFDYTVQDYSVFNAARVVIQVVGSTIAMILLRRLLGMSTIMMTLLAFACCVLESTVRATAVYGSEMYLALILGMMRGVMSPMCKAILSHVTPSSELGKIFSLTTSLQSISPLGAAPLYTAVYQATVNFYPGIFNFISVALYFLCYCMSAAVFGIQKSMGSDNVYQAIGS; translated from the exons ATGCCCCGAGATGATGAGGAGCCAATCATCGGCAGTGATGATGAGGCGCTGGAAACCGGAGTGCTTGCCCCACCCGCCAATCGGTTTTTCGGTGGCTCAGCCAGCTGGCTAAAACGACCCCGCTCGCTGATTCTAGAGCCCGCTGTGTTTCTGGTTTTCTTTGGCAGATTCCTAACAG ATGCCGTCTATCAAAACCAGATACTCTACCAAACCTGCGTCACGGTCATGGAATATAATGCAACCGAGTGCGAGCCATTTCTCGGTACGGATCGTGCCTCCGATGAGGTTAAG AAGATCGAGGGGCAAGTTCAGGAGTATGCCTCCACCATCACGATGATAAGTTCGATGCTCGAGAGCACCGTGCCCGCCATAGTGAGTCTCTTCCTGGGACCCTGGTCGGATAAGTTCGGCAGACGACCCATCCTGCTGTCCACATTTACAG GATACTTCATCAGTGCCATAATTCTGATAGTTCTTACACAAGTAACGGCGGCCACCAACATCAGTCCCTGGTGGTTCCTGTTGTCCTCTACGCCATCGGTGTTCAGTGGGGGCACTTGCGCCCTCATCACCATCCTCTACTGCCATGTTTCCGATGTGGCCACCGAGGATAAGCGAGCCATGAG AATGGTGACCATGGAAGCTGCACTGGGTCTGGGTATGATGGCTGGCGGTGTGGCCAGTGGTTACATCTATGCCGCCACCGGAGCGTCAACCCTTTTCATCTTGGTGGGCTCCATCATCTCCATAGCGCTAATCTACGTCTACTTCTTTGTGCCAGAGAGTCTCAAGTCTGAAGATTTGCAAACTGGG CCCCGCATTCGCGAGTTCTTCCGTCTGGATTTGGTGAAGGTTCTTGTGAAGACTTGCATAAGAAAACGAGAAAATTACGATAGAGCTATTATCTGGTTTGTCATGATGTCGCTAACCTTGTGCGTTTTTGCTATGG AGGGCGAGTCCACAGTGAATTATATGTTCATGCGGAAGCAGTTCGACTACACTGTTCAGGACTACAGTGTCTTTAATGCGGCAAGGGTCGTCATTCAAGTGGTGGGCAGCACCATCGCCATGATCCTTCTGCGTCGTCTTTTGGGGATGTCCACCATTATGATGACCCTCCTGGCCTTCGCCTGCTGCGTCCTGGAGAGCACGGTCAGGGCCACGGCCGTGTATGGCAGCGAGATGTACTTGGCCCTGATTCTGGGCATGATGCGCGGGGTTATGTCGCCCATGTGCAAGGCCATCCTTTCGCACGTCACTCCCAGCTCGGAATTGG GTAAAATCTTCTCCCTAACCACTTCGCTGCAGTCCATCTCACCCCTGGGAGCTGCACCTCTTTATACGGCCGTTTACCAGGCCACAGTTAACTTTTATCCCGGCATCTTCAACTTCATCAGCGTAGCTCTGTACTTCCTGTGTTACTGCATGTCAGC AGCGGTCTTCGGCATTCAAAAATCCATGGGCAGTGACAATGTTTACCAGGCCATTGGAAGTTAA
- the LOC118876967 gene encoding poly(A) polymerase-like produces MVFTAFHIFWFLAILTLHNYGQTNGDNFKELFLLPNGKMSCAKAGCEDIKTPMGGSIVITKGLRTEIKCDEGFVLFGSKVTYCNGAEWIRELGTCLKINETVDYWCDFEREDMCGWKEHNTQDHSWKRISFDPDFHDYTIHYPRHDHTFQSRTIDHFIRMEMDNNLSGVKHFLSPIYPKNLTLGNSLCFQFHIFMFGTDVKDLVVSAKLKSITIEDMLKNFKTNSTKFNHRGAKWVKYSIPIDEMDESFQVVFTVTDPASPRGDIVIDDVKLMKGECRHSSTNKTTKSTTQPTTTKKTIESSAPSTATYKTTKPTEPPTNTKKTIESSVLLTTTNKTTESTKQPVTTKNTIESCVPSTTTYKTTEPTKPPTNTKKTIESSVPSTPTNKTTESFKPPTISKIIEPSETLKNTKKTTELLTPPTYTYETKESSEPPTFITEFTEVTEITEVTEMTEYFEAQNSTKTVPPNSGEKCSNVDAGSLVTREMGFAGVYEQFD; encoded by the exons ATGGTTTTCACTGCTTTCCATATTTTCTGGTTTCTGGCAATACTTACCCTTCATAACTATGGACAAACGAACGGAGATAACTTTAAAGAACTCTTTCTTTTGCCCAATGGCAAGATGTCATGTGCCA AGGCTGGTTGCGAGGATATTAAAACTCCGATGGGGGGAAGCATTGTCATTACCAAAGGCTTAAGGACGGAAATCAAATGCGACGAAGGATTCGTTCTTTTCGGAAGTAAAGTCACTTACTGCAATGGAGCGGAGTGGATCCGTGAGTTGGGAACATGccttaaaatcaatgaaacaGTGGACTACTGGTGCGACTTTGAGAGAGAGGATATGTGTGGTTGGAAAGAACATAACACTCAGGACCATTCATGGAAAAGGATCAGCTTTGACCCTGATTTCCACGACTACACTATCCACTATCCCCGCCATGATCACACTTTCCAGAGCCGCACAATAGATCACTTTATTCGCATGGAAATGGACAACAATCTCTCCGGggtcaaacattttttatcccCCATCTATCCCAAGAACCTTACCTTGGGAAACTCCTTGTGCTTTCAGTTTCACATATTTATGTTTGGAACAGATGTCAAAGACTTGGTGGTATcagcgaaattaaaatcaataacaatCGAAGATATGTTGaagaattttaaaacaaa CTCCACCAAATTCAACCATCGGGGCGCCAAGTGGGTTAAGTATTCGATCCCTATCGACGAAATGGATGAGAGTTTCCAGGTGGTTTTCACGGTCACGGACCCTGCATCGCCCCGTGGTGACATTGTCATTGACGATGTGAAATTGATGAAAGGAGAGTGTAGGCACAGCTCAACTAACAAAACCACCAAATCTACTACGCAACCGACGACCACCAAAAAAACAATCGAATCTTCTGCACCATCGACAGCCACTTACAAAACCACCAAACCTACAGAACCACCGACGAACACTAAAAAGACCATCGAATCTTCCGTACTATTGACGACCACTAACAAAACTACCGAGTCTACTAAGCAACCGGTGACCACTAAAAACACCATCGAATCTTGCGTACCATCGACAACCACTTACAAAACCACCGAACCTACAAAACCACCGACGAACACTAAAAAAACCATCGAATCTTCTGTACCATCGACGCCCACTAACAAAACCACCGAATCTTTTAAGCCACCGACGATTAGTAAGATAATCGAACCTTCTGAAACACTGAAGAACACTAAAAAAACCACCGAGCTTTTAACGCCACCAACATATACATACGAAACCAAAGAATCTTCTGAACCACCCACCTTCATTACCGAATTCACCGAAGTCACCGAAATTACTGAAGTCACCGAAATGACCGAATATTTTGAAGCACAAAACAGTACCAAAACAGTACCGCCAAACAGTGGGGAAAAATGTTCAA ATGTGGATGCGGGAAGTCTGGTGACCCGAGAAATGGGTTTTGCCGGAGTATATGAACAGTTCGATTAG